The genomic segment AATGATCTGTGGGGTTCATGTCTTTAAGCTGTTGACAGCTGCAAATGTCTCAGTCTTTGGATAAGGAAGTCCTGCTTTCTGTACAGTAGAAAGCCGTGTTAATCAGATGCTCGGTACAGGTTATTCTTGGCGTAGATCATTTTCAGATTTCCTAGTCAATGTCACTTCCTTTTATTTTgactttaaacatttttaaatgacgcttcccccccccctccaatctttTTAAAGATCTGGGATATAGGAGGACAGCCACGTTTCCGAAGCATGTGGGAGCGCTACTGCAGAGGAGTCAATGCTATTGTGTAAGTATAGGCCTTCTGTAGCTCTTTCTTTGTAGCTGCTTTTTATGCTGTCTTGTACAGCATCAAGGCATTTTTGTGCTGCACAAATGTTTAATGTGTGGCTATATTCTGTTCTTCCTCGAAGCAGTCAGGAATAAGCTTCCATTGCAAGCAATGCAGAACTAGGTTCCTTACCGTTTTGCAGAGTTCAGTAGTTACATTGATTTTTAGTCTCTAGAGAAATAACTCTATTTATTGGCTTTGAttataatggcttggatccaatgtagaatcatagagctggaagcggccatataggccatctagtccaaacgcctgcttaatgcaggaatccgcctagagcatccctgacaagtgcttgtccagccaatgcttgaagactgccaaagatgaccatctccctaggcagccaattccactgtttaacagctcttactgtaaattttttccTGTTGTCcatctggtacctttctgcccataatttaaacccattattgcaactcctggtcctctgctgccaacaggagtagctccctgccctcctcttgacagccctttaaatacttaaagagagcaatgatgtcccccctcaaccttcctttctccagattaaacattcccaagtcccttagcctttccttgtaggacttggtctccctgatcatcctcgttgctctcctctgcacccgctccattctgtccgcatcctttttgaagtgaggcctccagaactgcacacatttAGCATGAGCAGAACTTGGTGAAAGAAATGCAGTTGTCCAGCTTCCCTTCCCTACTGCATCCCACTGCATTTCCTGTAATGCTTTTCCTAGGAAGCAGGCACTGTGGAACAGCTGTAGGGGTGAAGTGGACAgtcagtttggtgaaaattgtgCCTCCTGCCTCATTTGAGGAAGGACACGTCTACCACGGAAAACAAGGTTTGGATCCAAGCCGAAGTGTTCAGTGATCTGAGTTTTCCTAGGGACAAAGCTGATATTAATAACTTTGATTCCCCTATACCACCACTGTAGACCTCCAGTTTCCCCCTCGCGCtgttcctggggggagggggtctgctGTCTCTCAAGAGCAGCATTTCTTGCTGTTTTGCTGCATAAGCAGAAAATCCATTATACTGAAGATCATAGCTACTAGATCTCATTGCTTTCAGTggaaatttaatttatatttgtattttaaaaacttgAGTCCAAATTGGGCCTTCAAGTAAATCTACTACGAAAGCTACAGGCTATTCTTAAAATGCAGCAAAAAACTAAATGTCTAGTGAAGGCTTAGAAATCAAACTTTCCTTGCCCTGAATCTTTTCTTCCCTATAGCTTCTATTCCTTCGCATTTCTTTGGGATTTGCATTATTTATCTTCTATTGAAACATGCTTTCAGATTTGCTGCAATGTGGTCTAGCTGCTGTGCCAGTAAAACCCCTTGCTTGCCTATTTCAGTATTTAACAAGGCTGTTATCCATTATGTTTAGTCTCTAATGGTGAAATTCATATTTGGCTTGTAAGTCGGTGAGGCCTGTTACAGAATGCTGCATGTAGTTAGCTGTCTTCTTGTAGTTGGTTCCGGGTTGTGCGTTTCTCTCTGGCTAGGCAGGGACAGGACTGTCGTGTTGCATAAATGAGTTGTATGCTAATTCCTTTTACAGTTATATGGTCGATGCTGCAGATCGTGAAAAAATAGAAGCATCTAGAAATGAGCTGCACAATTTACTAGACAAACCACAGCTACAAGGAATTCCTGTGAGTAGTAGAAATCCCATGTGAAAATGACACCCAAGGCGAAAGCTTGTAAAATAAGGAAAGCTGTTACTTAGAGAGGCAGCTTTGGATAGTCACTGGCTCCATGTATGCCCCTTTAAGCGTTGACGTGGAAGGTGCTAGTGTGAGAAGtagcgttttttaaaaaacacaaccctgATGTATTATGTAAATCAGTTTTTAATCAGACAGTGAGCATTCTGCTTCCCTAGAGGGAAGCAGAAGAGTTTGTTCTGGCCAATGGTGAATAAATATTCCAAAAGAGGAAGGATAAAACTGCTTGCTTGTACTCAGAATGACAATTTCTGATTGACTAATCACTAGCAGACATGGGAATGAGTGAGCTTTCACATCCTGCGCCTGGTCTGTACTGCTCACACATCACCTCCTGAAGTCTTCTCCTTCAACTGTTGAGTTGCATGCCATGGGACTTACtggcattttgtttatttaaaacatttattagctgcctttcctcCTTCTAGAGCTCAAGGCTGCCTACAACATAGATAAAACGCACAAAATAAAATACGTAttcaaaccaaaatttaaaatcacaactcaggactaCTAGTAGACTTAATCAGATGTGGTTGTGAATACGATAGTGAGGACTGGTTGTGGGAAAGCCAAGCATGTAATTCTGCCTGCTTTTGCAGCACTGTGCAACTAATGATCTGTTCCATAGCTGAACAGAGTAGAGATGAACCACATCCAGGCAGTTGTGGGGGGGAATTGTATATGAACATTCTACATGCTAAAGTATAACTATCCTACTTTGGTCTCTGGTAAAATTTCCAGAGGCTGCTACAACACATCGATATGAGAAGTATTCAAATGAAATTACTTTCTCGTGCTTGCTCTGGGTTGCAACAAATTGATCGATGGCCTCTTTAAGTAGAACGTAATAAGCTGCTTTCCTTGTAGGAAGAGGCAAGATGCAAttaaatgttttctcttttaagGTTCTAGTGCTTGGAAACAAGAGAGACCTTCCTAGTGCTTTGGATGAGAAGCAACTTATTGAAAAAATGTAAGTCATTAAGCAAACTTCCTTTAAGATTCTCCACACTGTTCCTTGCCACTTATGAAAGTTGATATGGTTATACACATGTTGTAGatcagtggtactcactctgtgGCTTACCATCAACAAAGAGAGCCATGTAACTGTTGTGTGCCCTGCACGCTACCATACCAAACACGCACAATGATAAGATAGTTGTAATAAAAAATATGTAACTGATCTATAATTACCAGGGTGTCTTTGTGCACGTCTTTCCTCATCACTGTTCAACCTTAGTCagcccttgtgtatctggagtgaggTGAAGGGCTTCCATCTCTGCCTTCTTGCTCTCTCCTCAGCATGAGGCATAGCAGCTCAGGAGAGAAAAGGAGACTGTCAGGGTGCCCGAAGATGCTGGGATGAGACTGCAGAGGCTGCAGAGTGGGATGGCGGGGGAGGTTGTGGGAGAGGAGGGAGTCTTTACTTCCATCCCTAGAATGGGGACCACAGGTCATGGAGGCTCTCATCTTACTCATCCTCCAGTCACACCTGTGCCAGTTTTTAAGGTGGGAactacctgccaaccacaagccttaCTGGATGATAACTTTATTCACTTTTCCTGGGATGTTGGTCAGGTGCCACATTGgtgaacagtgctcagaagagagACGTCTCTCTTGAGCCACTGAGTTTCAATGGTGTAGAAACTACTTTGATATGTGTCTCCTGGGAAGAGTAACAGAGTATTCTAGTAGACTTCATTTAATGTGCTTTGGTATTCTTTAAAAGTATTGCTTGCCAAACGATAACCGAAGCTCGATAAAACAACTTTTTATCTGCTTCTTCTCCTACAGGAACCTGGCTGCTATTCAAGACAGAGAAATTTGCTGCTACTCTATTTCCTGCAAAGAAAAGGACAATATAGGTAATTACCATCCTGAAATGCTAGTAGTTACTAGAAGCAGAAACTGTTGCCAAAGATGTAGGCATTTAGCAAACACTTGCTAATAGGAATTGTAACATAATGCAGGTTTATAACTTCTGCTCTGTATGTTCTTTTAATTTACTTGCATAAAATAAAACAGTGTATCATACAGAAGAAATAGGCAGTATCATTCACAATGGTTCTGAGCTTAAAATATTGTGATTGAGAATGATGTCTTTATGAGTGATGTCATCATGGTGAGATGTGTTTCCGTTGGAATACAGCTAACTGGTGGGTGACAAGTGTCAGTTTCCCCTTGGCCTAGGACAGTTGGGTCATTATGTGGGAGTTCCTATGGGATAAGGGATGTTTTGTGTTCATACAGTTTCCAAGGTTGGGATCTTCTTTGTACTTGGAAACGtccaattgaaatcagtggataCTGCTTGTAAGTAAAGCCAATCCAGAGAGGTGCCCAGTGATTATTACCCATGAAGCATGCCCTGTACTGACTCTGGCCATTAGATCATTTAGTTCAGTATtgccttctctgactggcagcagaccTCTGGGATCTCAAGGGCCTTTCAGAATACCTGATACTGCACTGGGGAGTGCCAGCAAATGAATTTTTGTGCCCAAAACAAGCGCTGTGCCTCACCCTTAAGGGCTGAGGTTCCAGTGCATCCTCTATCTTTAGTCCTCTCTGCCGCACTTCTATAGACCAATTAAGTATTCTTGTTAACCTAGCTGAGAACACTCCTGTAATTTTATCTAGCATACCACTTTGTAAGGCTAAAAGTAGTACTTCGGAGATGTAAAGGACCACAAAACACTGAGTGAGCTAAAATGGTTCAGTGCCAGATTAACCTGCTGCCCTGATCCTTAAGCAGAGGGAAGGGCATTGCAGTCCTGCTTGCCAAGTTATATCGTCTTGAAAGGCCTTTGAGATGAATTTCTGTCATGGTTAATCAGCTGCTAGGAACACTGTTACCTGTAGGTTTTGTGTACAACTGAAATGTATGGAGACATGGTAGAATGTGGGGGAGGATGCTCCCTTCGTTGTGCGGGTCCTGGTTTTTAAACCAAAGAAGCAGAAACAAGCTTGGATTTTCAGCTGCTGCGAATAGGTTAGCTTAAGCCAACTGACCAATGTTGCTCTTTCCTAGATATCACACTTCAGTGGCTTATTCAGCACTCAAAATCTAGAAGAAGCTGAAATCTTGCCGAAGACTCCCCAGTTGGCCGTAATCTCAATTATCTACTCCCTCCATGATGAAACGTTACCCAGGATAGCCCTCCTGTATCCAAGGAATTGCCTTTTTTTCACAGTTCATGCCTCATGTGCACTGCTGAAGACTTATATTCCTACTTCTGTCATAAAGAATTGCCTAGAGTTGTCATGAGTTGTGCAGACGTTTTTAAGTTCATCTAAACAGTGGCAGtgggtgctttttaaaaaaagagataaaaagCTACCGTTAAAGTGTATTGCTGCTCTGGTTATCCtgagctagatttttttttatatttgatTTTCAGCAAACTTATTTAATTATTGTATTTAGTGGCTCATTGAAGATGCTGACTGAGGGCAGCATGAGGGTTCTAGCACCACTTCCTGTGCTTAAAGCTTTTCAAACACCGTTTAAATGGGATACTAACTTGTCTCTCAGATGCATGTGAAATGTATTGTAAAATGGTTTTGCAATGGAGAGTGCCAGGCACTAGATATTAAATCACTAAGTAACTTATGCTCTTTCAAGTTGTATAGTAGTCTCATCCCAATGAAACAGAAAAGGTCACACTCTTGTTTTGTATTTGCTGTTCGTTGCTAATAAAATTTCCGGTCCCATATAAAGTGAAGGGAAATGTGGAATAGAGGTCCTAAAATGAAAGCTTTCGAAAGTTGGACATTGAAGTAGGTGAAACCGACTTTTAAGAACCTCTGGCTAGATTAACAATCCCACTTTGTTGGTGTTGCACTGGTTCCTGGCTCAAGACATTCTGTATTCCTGTCTGGCTTGTCCTTTCTTCCATTCATGGAATATCTGTACACAGTTGCCCTTGGTGCTAGGAAACACCTAGGCTATTTGTGACAACTCTAGATCTGCCTTCTCTTTTGATGTGTAATCATGTGTAAAGTCCACAGGCTGTGAAATGCTTTACGGCGTCTCGGAGCTCAAGAGAATCCATGAACTGATCTGTTTCCTGGTTAGCTTCTACAGTATAGAGACATACAAACTGAAAACTGTAACAGTTCTCTTGTAGCTTTACCTTCTTGGCAGTGTCAATATTTAAAGGGACAGTTCTTCAGGCTGGTTTTGTTCCTACAGTAATGTTAATGTACCCCACTGCGTGCATATAAATATATGGGATACCTGCTTGTGTTGCCTTCCACTG from the Euleptes europaea isolate rEulEur1 chromosome 1, rEulEur1.hap1, whole genome shotgun sequence genome contains:
- the ARL8B gene encoding ADP-ribosylation factor-like protein 8B, which codes for MLALLSRLLDWFRSLFWKEEMELTLVGLQYSGKTTFVNVIASGQFSEDMIPTVGFNMRKVTKGNVTIKIWDIGGQPRFRSMWERYCRGVNAIVYMVDAADREKIEASRNELHNLLDKPQLQGIPVLVLGNKRDLPSALDEKQLIEKMNLAAIQDREICCYSISCKEKDNIDITLQWLIQHSKSRRS